The sequence TGAAACTGAACTAACCATTTAATAACCTACAAACCTGATTAAATACTTTGTAAATTGCGAATTTATTTTATGAAGAATCAattacgagggtgagtcaaaaagtaatgccattttgtttaggacaggtataattaccaacacaggaacatatatcatacatcaaaatgaaactggtcctctgtggatcacgtccctgcttctcaacatagtcaccgtttctctcaatagcaatgttccaccttcgaatgagagcatgtatcctcgccccgtaaaattctgttgactgagccacttcttcactacagttttcacttcctcgtcactggaataatgtttgcctctcaaaccttcTTTagtggggccgaagagatgatagtctgaagtgaaaactgtagtgaagaagtggctcaatgAACCGTCAtcagaattttatggggcagggatTCATGCTCTCATTCtgaggtggaacattgctattgagagaaacgttgACTATGTtaagaagtagggatgtgatccgcAGATGACCAGCTTCATTTCGAtgcatgatacatgttcctgtgttggtaattatacctgtcctaaacaaaatggcattactttttgactcaccctcgtacttGTCGTTTCTTCTAGGactcagttttgtttttcattttcttttttttttcctgatgaaaATATGGGTTTGTTCTGTTCGAACAGATTGTCTTTGGCCTCATGCCATCAGCCATTTATTGGTCATCGTTGGCCatttagaacttctatttttcttttttgctcgcAACTTTGAAAATATCAGTCATCATTCCTTCTTTTTAGTATTCTAGTTCACATTTTTAGTCCTAAAATAGACAGACACCGTACATATAGATAAGACCCTCACTGCAGAACAAACCCGTTCTAGGAATAAGTTGTTTCCTTTGAAGGGTTACGaattgaaaaacattaaaaaatataaaaggggAAGAACCTTGAAAATATAGGCTCAAGTGTGGCTgcgtggcaagaagtttgcttcccaacaacatggctccggattcagacccactgcttggcatcttgggccttctgctattgcctcgagtcgaccaaagctttgtgaaaggatttagtaaacggaaactgaaagaaaaccctcgtatacatacatacatacatacatacatacatacatacatacatacatacatacatacatacaaacatacatacatacatacatacatacacgcacacatatatataagcgtgtgtgtgtgcgtgtgtgtttggcccccaccattgcttggcgACTGGCATtagtgtgtttacgccctcgtaacctagtggttcggcatacGAGATTGATATAGTAAATACCagggttaaaaaaataagtacacgggtcgattcattcgacaaaaattcctcaaagcgatgccccagtttggtcgcagtccaatgactgaaacaaataaaagataaaaaatagataaaagatattaaaaaaatatggttaaaaggagagaaggagacTACATAGAATTGAATATAGAAGGTTATTAATTTTTATAGGTGGAAGACGAGTGGTTATAGTGGATTAAATTTAAAGACAgaaacagaatgattgtagatTTTTCTGGAGAAAAGTTGACTATCGAGCCATCCTGCTAATGGAAATGTGTATGGAAAGAAAAAGAGTTGCATAATGTCAAAAAGTGTACtgtcaaaaatataaacataatgatataatgaataaAGGAATACTTCTAGCAAGAAAAGTTAGGTAATGTCTTCCAGTGATATAGGAGACACTTGCCGCTGTGGTGACATTTAATAATTATCTCTGGTCTAATGTTTAGATGGTTTGCAGATTATTAACACGTTAATAGATCTAAACTATCTAAAAATTTAGACTAAAATATTTACGAATGCCGAGACTAAGACAAGCATCTCCTGAAAAACTGGACGATTATGCCACCACTTAATTGATCGGATGTATACTTAACTTTTTAGATAAATCattctcattatatattatttaacaatatatttttgACATCTTGCAACTATTTATCTTTCCATGCTCCTTACCATTTGGCAGAGTGCTTCAACAGTTAGCTGTTCATGGGAAATATTCACATTCTCACTACTTCCTTATTTAGCTTTCAACAATTATAGTCACTCATCAtctcattaaaacaatgatacatTCTCTCTTACTTTATATTTTCAACTCTTTACCCTTCTATAATCGTTTCCATGTGGTGTACTCTTCTCCCTcgtcaagataaaaaaaattttatatatttttatatccttcaacattttatataattttacatctCTCAGATTTGATGCTCTTAACTACCCAATGGAATGACTAACCctaacaatattaatataaaattagttataattaatatatcttttatttgtttttgtttttaaccaaGATTGTTTAACTGGACTCTTCACACACCAACAACATATATCTCGGATATATATTAACTGATTCATATTTGTCGTTTGGCCAATGCTTAAGCATTAGCTAAGCATTAGATTTGGAGTTGTGATGTATTATCATgaccagaatgtgtgtgtgtgttctcatcagtttttaatgaattgaaatcttccttctaataaagataaaaagatacaaaGCTTCGCCGTTGCGATTTGGATAACATAGACATATtcacattttaaatttgagaaatGTCTCGCACacttttactgttccgcttacagattgtaaTTATAATATTCGAATTAGCTAGTTgatgtcttctactaaaaatcCTAGCTTATCCACATTGTCACTTAACCAAGCACACCAACCATTAAGACAAAAAATACTACGTTAAGCCCTTTCTGAGATACATTTGGTTTGAAAAGAAAGCGGATAAAGCATCCTCCAATAAAATATCCTGTTACAAAGGCAAAGGCATAGAATTCCACACCTCGTTACAGTTATCTATGTGCACCTGGAAACTTCCTGAGCTTCATCTTGTCAGTTCATAGTTTGTCTTGTTTACTTTAAGCAATCAAAAGTGAAAAGACTTCTTGTTTTTGAgctgcctgtatatgtgtgtgtgtgtgtgtctgtgtacaaggcgcaggagtggctgtgtggtaagtagcttgctaaccaaccacatggttccgggttcagtcctactggatAGCACCTTGagcgagtgccttctactatagcctcaggctgaccaaagccttgtgagtggatatggttgatggaaactgaaagaagcccgtcttatatatatatgtgagtgtgcgcgcgcgcgcgcgcgtgtgtgtgtgtttgtgtgcccgtgtttggtacgtaaacacaccaccatcgcttgacaactgatggtggtgtgtttacgtccccgtaacgtggcggttcggcaaaaaagactgatagaacaggtactaggcttacaagaataaatcctggggttgatttgctcgactaaaagcgatgctccggcatggccgcaatcaaatgactgaaacaagtaaaagagtaaaagaatatatatatatatatatatacaactaaaaataagggtgtctgagagacaccaccatgccgaaatagcagtcaaatcccttactgtatgtatgtatgtatgtatgtatgtatatatatatatatatatatatgtatgtatggacgatcgtatatgtaagtataacgtttgttctgtatatatatatttgtatttatgtgcccatctgatatattcaactgatgaaggcaacgcttatttgaagcaaagctaaAAAATCCAgaatcttgaattattcagtattattttttgctagtctattttgtccctctgtcttatctcgtggtgcgatatgaacatttaaggtagttcttagagtcagggatttgactgctatttcggcatggtggtgtctctcagatacccttatttttagtggcaaaaaattattacctttgtatggtatttattcccatgctggccacttgataataccgatatttaaatatcgatattatccttatttataaatatatatatatatatatatatatatatatatatatatatatatatatatatatatatatatatatatataggaaccaCTGAACTCTAAACAGTTTTTCTCTCTCcgatattttcattcttttactcttactcttactcttactcttttacttgtttcagtcatttgactgcggccatgctggagcaccgcctttagtcgagcaaatcgaccccgggacttattctttcttagcccagtacttattctatccgtctcttttgccgaaccgctaagtgacggggaccgtaaacacaccagtatcggttgtcaagcaatgctagggggacaaacacacacaacacacacacacatacatatatatatatatatatatattatatatatatatacatatatacagggttctttcagtttccgtctaccaaatccactcacaaggcattggtcggcccggggctatagcagaagacacttgcccaagatgccacgcagtgggacagaacccggaaccatgtggctggttagcaagctacttaccacacagccactcctgcgcctattctctCCATTTTTCTCCCTTATTCCTTTCCGTCgaagagcgttaaactaatacacccgcTTGTTGTTCCTATACCTGTCTTCATCGTTTGTTTTTCAATAAAtctgaactacacacacacacacacacacaacacacacacacatacatatatatatatatatatatatatatatatatatatatatatatacatatatacgacagggttctttcagtttccgtctaccaaatccactcacaaggcattggtcggcccggggctatagcagaagacacttgcccaagatgccacgcagtgggacagaacccggaaccatgtggctggttagcaagctacttaccacacagccactcctgcgcctattctctCCATTTTTCTCCCTTATTCCTTTCCGTCgaagagcgttaaactaatacacccgcTTGTTGTTCCTATACCTGTCTTCATCGTTTGTTTTTCAATAAAtctgaactacacacacacacacacacacacacatatacatatatatgtacgtatgtgtgtgtatgtgtgtgtgtgtgtgtgtgcgtgtgtatgtgtgatcgtATGTATGCTTAAAGTCATTTGTGGcatcttatattttattaattattcttgTTATTCCGCAAAACGTATGTAAAGACCCTTCcaccatattttaaatatattacaatatcacGTATTATGCAACGTATGCATTTCTTCAAGTGTGGAGTTAACAAGtaagatattaaaaataaaaggaaaagggagagaaataaatatataacgagagagagagagagagagagagagagagacagagaacacAGAGAGGTAATGAgatagaaggaagagaagaaaaagagagagaacttTAGGAAATATTGTCttgtgaagtgtatatatatatcgatggatatataAACTCTACACCGTGTATTGAGTGCTTCTCGTTTTGTTTGTAAACAATAGCCTTTCGCttcatatgtttgtgcgtgtgtgaatgtatatgtatgcgtgtgtatgtagctCCGTACAcctgcgtcagtgtgtgtgtgtgtgtgtgtttgtgtgtgtgcccccATGTGCAAGTATAAATAGCTGGATTAGATAAATGACAAAAAACGAGAGGAAGAACGAAACTTCTATGAGAAGATGAAAAAAGCGCAAAATGGCTCGGTCATATTATCAATgaaggagatggagagagagagggagagagagagattgagaagagACAAAGAATGGGAAAGGGAGAAAGacacacagtgagagagagaaagagagaaagcatgggaaaatgagagagagaaagaaagaatgagaaactgagagagagagagagagagaaacaaagaatgggaaaatgaaagagagagagagtgagaaggaaagaatgggaaaatgagagagagagagaaagaatggggaaaagagagagaaataaagaatgggaaaataagagagagagtgagaaagaaagaatgggaaaatgagagagagagagagaaagaatgggaaaaagagagagaaataaagaatgggaaaataagagagagagagagtgagaaagaaaggatgGGAAAATGGGAGAGAGAAGTGCACCAACATGAGGTGGGAGAGTGTGAAGTGACAACATCCTGACCTAAAAACCAATTCCATTACTGGTGTTCTTTGCATGCAATTGTTCATTGAACTAATTACTACCGTCCTCATTATATAAGCTGGCACCATCCGTGCCAAATGTGACATTTAACACAGTTGAAATTGCAGCGACTACATTCTGGTTAGAAGCAGACCAAGTACTTCAGTTACCATATTAAACTTTATTCTGAAGAATTCTGTTATTCTCAAAACTTGTGATATTCTTACAACTATAATTCCAGGACGGGATGCCACTAAGCAGTGTATTATTGTATaagcgcgtatgtatgtatgtatgtatgtatgtatgtatgtatgtatgtatgtatgtatgtatgtatgtatgtatgtatgtatgtatgtatgtatgtatgtttgcatatgtatgtatttatgtatgtatgtatgtatgtatgtatgcatatgtatgtatgcatgtatgtatgtatgtatgtatgtatgtatgtatgtatgtatgcatgtgtatgtatgtatgcatctatgtatgtacgtatgtatgtatgcatatgtatgtatgtacgtatgtatgtatgcatatgtatgtatgtacgtatgtatgcatgtatatatgtatgcatgtatgtatgtatgtatgcatgtgtatgtatgtacgtatgtatgtatgtatgcatatgtatgtatgtatgtatgtatgtatgcatgtatgtatgtatgtatgcatgtgtatgtatgtatgtatgcatctatgtatgtatgtatgtatgtatgtatgtacgtatgcatatgtatgtatgtttgtatgtatgtatgtatgtatgtatgtatgtatgcatgtatgtatgtatgtgcatgtgtgtgtgcatatgtgtgtgtgtttgtgtgtgtgtacacgctgGTAGACATCAATTTCTGTCATTATCTCTGTGCTGCCATCTTTGATACATAACAGTTAACAGTAAGTGTAGGGGGTGGGGGGTGAGAACAATACAACAAAGTTGTCTTTTAAAGATTTGAGGTGAGAAAATCTTAAATGCAAAAACAGCAACCATCTGTTAATGCTTGGTTTATTATAACGTATTCTTTGGCAATTCTGGGGGTTTAGGAGTCAAGAATGATTGTCCTCCAGAATTTATAGctgtggacatacatacatacatacatacatacatacatacatacatacatacatacatacatacatacactctgttgttgatattaaaattccaatgaaggagcctttgaTCTAggatagaaaccggctctttctctattggcaagaaatcttgaaataaaactggaaaacgacatatacatacataaatacatacatacatacatacatacataaatacatacatacatacatacatacatcatacatacatacatacatacatacatcatacatacatacatacatacatacatacatacatacactctgttgttgatattaaaattccaatgaaggagcctttgaTCTAggatagaaaccggctctttctctattggcaagaaatcttgaaataaaactggaaaacgacatatacatacataaatacatacatacatacatacataaatacatacatacatacatacatacatacatacatacatacatacataccctgttgttgatattgaaactccaatgaaagagccttggatctaggttagaaaccggtcctttctctattggcaagagatcttgaaataaaactgaataatgacatacatacgtaaagcCAGAATAACAAAAAGTGTCCTGAGATTATGAAACTGACAGCTGTCTGCATTTAACAAGACCATGTCTCACAATGCTTTTGCAGTGTCAGTGCTACTACCGACATATGCGATATTAGACTGTGGTCTTGGCCATCAGCCTGGACATCAAAACTAGAGAGATAATAACCACCACTGGTAACTTTCACATTAACagcgttctcattcctaaggtatttttcgatattattattattatttattattattattattattattattattattattattattattattattattattattattattcaggtcactgcctggaatcgaactcggaatcttaaccattacgccatatccatcaaatgtaaataatgtaaataatgtattgtgatattgttattcttaattagttttcctcttttcaaggttacTCTAGTACATTTTTCTAGCCCaaatttcatattcatatatctgGTAAACCCATACACTGTCTATAGCGAAGATTCCAGTTGTCTATCATTTGCAGCAAACGGTTTGTGTTTCATATACAAGAGATGGTTGGTGGTTTTATCAGCAGTTAAAGGCAGTCAGACAATGAATGCTGAGAGTGTGTAtccttggaatattcctcttctagtGAGGATGGATTTAGTTTCTATAATTCCCTTATTTTCTGTAGCTGTACATatttttgccatttattcatgacacgttttatatattttatgacccCAGCCtcagcgaaggcggaggtattattttcagtcgtgtttgtttgcttgcttgtccgtggacaagatatcttaagaaccgctagatggattcggatgaaactttcaaagaTATTTGACCTCGTGaccggcacaaactgattagattttgggatcgatctggtaccggataaggattctggattatttctcctgtttgtttcacttaatttttgaaagcggtcgggttcatttttaatattctcgtttgtgaaaccagttgagtttatttcagatattctcattttaaaaattatctctggctaatcgttgagaggacgttggctttatcttggcggaggtttgcgctttctgggtgctcttgttattgttgttattattattgttattgttgtttccaggatccatgtgtggggaatacTGTCAAAAGATTTCTAGTAATCTAGTCAAGCTATGCTTTAACCCTTGTTTTTCTTTCGGCAGTTATAGCTTTATTGATCAATAACTGATCTTTACAGTCATACGATTCTTTGCAGCAGCTCTTCTTCTTTTCTGGAagcaggttgttttcgtccagatgTCTGCCCATTCGCTGCGATGTTATTGTAGTTAAGGCCTTATACGTTGAAGGGAGACAGGTTACAGGTCTGTAGTTTTTACAGCCTTGTAGTTTTCACAGATTTTGAGAATTAGAATGGTTTTTCCTTCTGTGAACCAACCAGGTGTTGCCTCTGGTCCCGTCAGCATCTCACTGAACTtctctgccattattattattattattattattattattattatattatattattattattattattattatcattattatttattattattattattattattattattattattattactattattattattattattattatattattattatcattattatattattattattattattattattattattattattatttccagtctaatttttttaaaaatatctattattttttccAGGTGCATTTCTCCTTCCATATTTCATGACAGTGTTGGTAGCTGGAATACCAATGTATTTGTTGGAACTTACCCTTGGTCAGATGTGCAGCTCGGGTGGACTGACAGTCTGGAAAATCACACCAATCTTCAAGGGTATGAGTTGTCTAGTTACATTTTACACTGATACCCGTATTTATTTACAGAAGCTAAAGCCAATTAATCGCAGGGAAGTTATGCATATCAGTTAATGTTTGTTGCCTTCCGACAGTTTAAACAAAAGAATAGTAAGACCTACATGACTCTTTTTAGATGAAGAGTTTTGGGGATAGAATATTGtttcaaagagaaatatattgaaaacagAGCAACAAAAATGGTGAATcgattgaaatattttgaaatatcaaaacTACCGTTAAAACATTACTTCTCAAGGCCGTGCTCTTCACCATGCATCTAAATTAATCAGAGTCTTTGAGACAGTGAACAATAAAGATAAATATCCTGCGCATGCgaaaaatattccatttcatAAGTATATTGATACATCTAGATATAATGAGACatcccaccccatatatatatatatatatatatatatatatatatatatggggtgggatatacacacacacatggatacatatagcTAAATGTGTTCAGAAGAAAACGTGTAcaagcatatagatatttatatatatatatgtagacaggaattaacatacatacatacatgcatacatacatacatacatacatacatacatacatacattacctttacatatatatatatatatatatatatatgtaaaggtaagatccaaggatcaaggtgtaggaagataGTAAGATTCGAGCAGTCCGTAGAAGGTGTATAAAAAAcaaactttcagggacaataattGTTTATTGACACAGAAGGTTGTAAGTTTTCAaagttcgataagctgaaaaaattgttttatagcttAGGGTTAGTAGTAGGAGTTGCTGTGTATGCGAATAGAAATCCAATATTAGAGAATGGTGTAGATAGAATCCAGTCTAGATCTGTTTCATAGCTAGCATAACCTCCGAAGTAGTTATTACCCAAACGTGGGGTAATCTGATAGGTACTCATCAGACCCAAGCGAttctgctagctatgaaacatatgtatggGTTTTATCTGCTCcattcccgtatatatatatatatatatatatatatatatattatatatatatatatatattatatatatatatatatattatatatatatatatataataaatattagggaataaatccaaacttacagggaaaaatcagatttagaattgaatccaattttatagtaaaatattatattatattaaattagagacaaaacactattaggcaaatcaaacaatgaaaaacttaatccaatacataatattatttaatttatattatttaaatatataacaaaattattaaaaaaatataattaatatcacactacgatcgtttcatgcctgctaacatcttcaaatttttgagtcaaattaaataatattatgtattggattaagtttttcattgtttgatttgcctaatagtggttttgtctctaatttaatataatatatatatatatatacacatatattgttatatttatataggcattCATCGTGATAAATTCATACTCGTCACAAGTGTATAAGACTGGAAATCCTAAAAACCTGGTCGGTCAATTCCACTTTGATGCGATTGATGAAATTCacttaaatctctctctatataaacggcagtttgtctgtgcgtgtttctgtgtgtctgttttcttgtaccctcaccctgaccacggctttcaaccgattctgatgaaacttgacacacacatagcccaatgtcataattcaaaactaacgcagcgaaaattttgaaaagttcccccagttctgaaaaaaatcgataaattcgacatggggtcgagaatcgaaacacaaaccgcaaactgtctaggggacgcaactccaccttttttaactaaaaaaaaatttaccatcctttttttccatctttttgctattttttggctataactctctaaaaatgctttatagttatttcccttacaaacctgagcaacgccgggcgatactgctagtgaaagTATAAAAGTGAAGTAAAGGAATGATAACgatgaaaagagaagaaatgtAACACTGAAGCGAGGAGCCGGTGCGACCGCCATATTTGGATTCCCAGATGTTGTTAATTCCCTTCAAATACTGAATGCATTTTTGAGAATTGCTATTACTGAgtgtgcttttatttatttaaactaaaCCCATCTGTTATTCATTGAACTCTAAATGTAATTGTATTATATCTTGCAGGTGTAGGATACGCATCGGTGGTCATTGCATTTTGGCTCAACATATGGTACATCGTCCCATTGGCTTGGGCTCTGTTTTATCTATTTAATTCGTTCAAAAGCGTTCTACCTTGGTCCAACTGCCGCAATTCGTGGAACACCTTCCATTGTCAGTCGGAATACGAACGACAGTTTCTTCCTTACAATTGTTCCAATTCTACACATTGGAGAGAGGTGGTACCCATTAAAAGTTTCAACGTCACCTACCTCTTGTCTAATTATTCACACATGAATTGCTCCCGTGAATATGACTGGAGTTCGTTCACATCACCAGTTCGCGAATATTGGGAGTGAGTAAACTTTTCACGCTGATTAATACGTGTGGTTCGATTGATTGACAGAATATGAGTGATTGGTTCACATATttgactgatttaaaaaaaaatttacaggttttttaataaatgtttgcTATATAAAAACATGTGTATGAAATtcttatattagtttcaaattttgacacaaggccagctgtTTC is a genomic window of Octopus sinensis unplaced genomic scaffold, ASM634580v1 Contig16121, whole genome shotgun sequence containing:
- the LOC115230669 gene encoding sodium- and chloride-dependent GABA transporter 1-like, with the protein product MTVLVAGIPMYLLELTLGQMCSSGGLTVWKITPIFKGVGYASVVIAFWLNIWYIVPLAWALFYLFNSFKSVLPWSNCRNSWNTFHCQSEYERQFLPYNCSNSTHWREVVPIKSFNVTYLLSNYSHMNCSREYDWSSFTSPVREYWE